From Bacillus sp. FSL K6-3431, the proteins below share one genomic window:
- a CDS encoding ABC transporter permease, with protein sequence MTTLPNLKQTTKMNSSLTMWKKIRKNYELYIFLLPTLLYFILFHYVPMYGMQIAFKNYIAIKGIHGSPWVAFEHFERFFSSYQFLTVLKNTLFISLYQLLLAFPIPIILALLLNQIGSMRFRRLVQTITYAPHFISVVIIVGMMYLFLSPVNGLFNNFLTLLGMEPIYFMGEASWFKSIFVFSGIWQNAGWSMIIYLAALASVSVELHEAAIMDGATKFQRILHIDFPSIMPTIMILLILDVGNFMAVGFEKVYLMQNALNIDSSEVIQTYVYKTGLLSAQFSYATAVGLFNALINFALLIAMNQFAKKMKQTSLF encoded by the coding sequence ATGACAACGCTTCCAAATTTGAAGCAAACTACAAAAATGAATAGCTCTCTGACAATGTGGAAAAAGATCCGAAAAAACTATGAGCTATACATATTTTTGCTTCCAACCTTGTTATATTTTATTCTTTTCCATTATGTGCCTATGTATGGAATGCAAATTGCATTTAAAAATTATATTGCAATAAAAGGCATTCATGGGAGCCCATGGGTTGCCTTCGAACATTTTGAACGTTTTTTTTCATCATATCAATTTCTTACGGTCCTTAAAAATACATTATTTATTAGTTTGTACCAGTTGTTGCTAGCGTTTCCGATTCCAATCATTTTGGCGCTTTTATTAAATCAAATTGGTAGCATGCGTTTTCGAAGATTGGTACAAACCATCACTTATGCCCCTCATTTTATTTCTGTTGTGATTATCGTTGGTATGATGTACTTATTTTTATCACCGGTCAATGGTTTATTTAATAACTTTTTGACTTTATTAGGAATGGAACCCATCTACTTCATGGGAGAAGCAAGTTGGTTTAAGTCTATTTTTGTATTTTCGGGGATTTGGCAAAACGCTGGCTGGTCGATGATTATTTATTTGGCAGCCTTGGCATCTGTCAGTGTAGAACTTCATGAAGCTGCGATCATGGATGGGGCAACAAAATTTCAGCGAATTTTGCATATAGATTTTCCTTCAATCATGCCTACCATCATGATCCTACTAATCTTAGATGTCGGGAACTTTATGGCTGTGGGGTTTGAAAAAGTCTATTTGATGCAAAATGCATTAAATATTGATTCATCGGAGGTTATCCAAACATATGTGTACAAAACGGGTCTTCTAAGTGCCCAATTTAGTTATGCAACTGCAGTGGGGCTGTTTAATGCACTAATTAACTTTGCGCTTTTAATCGCAATGAATCAATTTGCCAAGAAAATGAAACAAACAAGCTTATTTTAA
- a CDS encoding extracellular solute-binding protein, translated as MKKISLIFAMIVILMIAGCKNNEVGNDADATTDNFNKTGLPIVNDKITLNFVTSKPPQQQKSTEDLQVVKNLEKKTNIHINWDASSQGYAEKKNLMFASGDLPDAFFGSGSLSSSDLIEYGNQGMLIPLQDLINKYAPNIKNILDSNPDIKKKITAPDGNIYSIPMVHAEPGNALPEVIFINKVWLDELGLEVPKTTDEFEKVLQAFKEKDPNGNGKSDEIPFSFLYGNSLNGIFSFYGAFGVLDQPNHISVEDEEVSFTAITPEFKEATAYFNRLNSQGLIDPEAFTHDRTVYFAKGRGADTPLYGAFSGFIASNVIGPEFADQYIPIPPLEGPDGVKQWREDEEIAMAKGSFSITSANENPTITMRWIDELYTEENSIQWTFGPIGTNMNKNDDGTYDYIEPTDGLSFDEFRCTESPCYSSARSLLPETMQKIHPNEKDSTRLEYFKIYEPYMKKTVFPDVFFTLEDTQKLNTLTTDIIEFVDKKQAQWIINGNIDAEWDEYLKKLDDMKLDEFVEIYQRNYDEFMSE; from the coding sequence ATGAAAAAGATATCTTTGATTTTTGCAATGATTGTTATTTTAATGATAGCGGGTTGTAAGAATAATGAAGTTGGTAATGATGCTGATGCAACTACAGACAATTTTAACAAAACAGGTTTGCCTATAGTGAATGATAAAATCACGTTAAACTTTGTCACGTCAAAACCACCGCAACAGCAGAAATCAACAGAAGATTTACAAGTTGTGAAAAACTTGGAGAAAAAAACGAATATCCATATTAATTGGGATGCTTCTTCACAAGGATACGCCGAAAAGAAAAATTTAATGTTTGCCAGCGGTGATTTGCCAGATGCATTTTTCGGGAGCGGCAGTTTAAGTTCCTCAGATTTGATTGAATACGGAAACCAGGGAATGTTAATCCCGCTTCAAGACTTGATTAATAAATATGCACCAAATATCAAAAACATCTTGGATAGTAATCCTGACATAAAAAAGAAAATTACCGCACCAGATGGGAATATTTATTCCATTCCAATGGTGCATGCTGAACCTGGTAATGCACTGCCTGAAGTCATATTCATTAATAAGGTTTGGTTGGATGAGCTTGGACTTGAAGTTCCTAAAACAACGGATGAATTTGAAAAAGTTTTGCAAGCATTTAAAGAAAAGGATCCGAATGGTAATGGTAAAAGTGATGAAATTCCATTCAGTTTCCTTTATGGTAATAGCCTCAATGGCATTTTTTCCTTCTATGGAGCTTTTGGGGTGTTAGATCAGCCAAATCACATTAGTGTTGAAGATGAAGAAGTTTCATTTACAGCTATCACCCCTGAGTTTAAAGAAGCAACTGCCTACTTTAATCGCCTAAATAGCCAAGGATTAATTGATCCAGAGGCATTCACTCATGATAGAACAGTATATTTTGCAAAAGGCCGAGGGGCAGATACCCCTTTATATGGGGCTTTCTCAGGATTTATTGCAAGTAATGTTATTGGACCGGAATTTGCTGATCAATACATTCCGATCCCACCATTAGAAGGACCTGATGGTGTTAAGCAATGGAGAGAAGATGAAGAAATAGCGATGGCAAAGGGAAGTTTCTCGATTACTTCGGCAAATGAGAATCCTACAATTACGATGCGGTGGATTGATGAATTATATACTGAAGAAAATTCAATTCAATGGACATTTGGGCCTATTGGCACGAATATGAATAAAAATGATGATGGAACTTATGACTATATTGAACCGACAGATGGATTATCTTTTGATGAATTCAGATGTACTGAATCGCCGTGCTACTCCTCGGCCAGATCTCTTTTACCAGAAACGATGCAGAAAATACATCCGAATGAAAAGGATTCTACTAGATTGGAATATTTTAAAATTTACGAACCCTACATGAAAAAAACTGTTTTTCCTGATGTATTCTTCACATTGGAAGATACTCAGAAATTAAACACATTGACAACGGATATCATAGAATTTGTTGATAAAAAACAGGCCCAATGGATCATCAATGGAAATATTGATGCAGAGTGGGATGAATACTTGAAAAAATTAGATGATATGAAATTGGATGAATTCGTTGAGATATATCAAAGAAATTACGATGAATTCATGTCGGAATAA
- a CDS encoding endo-beta-N-acetylglucosaminidase yields the protein MTKQDKAHQPFMHGYNANDMKNWSPETDKYAKYFRSRVPLAERIPPFSATQANPNLNAGPQVMNLSADYDKKDTVFKYNDTFCCNLLKFWQYTDLYGSWHGLPLEGSRTDEPIYGVINLPNPAYTDAAHRNGVLSLGCWFWPREEETFADLLVQKLDGSFPVADKMIEMALYFGFDGYFINQEATISAEDSQKLLEMMKYFSKKAPAYFHLQWYDTLILNGELRYQNQFNDKNAPWLIDDNKEPIIDSMFINYAFNEDRMVHSHQFAKEIGLDPYKSLFPGTENDKYGYNPPYDTRLIFPENKSPRAGWGLFGTDFVWNRYENKFDPDDQEEVYKRERRYWSGPIEDPTDRVGRTLYKPYKDPFHEVDRENYKKWDGVAHYIPERSVIGSYPFVTRFNTGHGKAFFLNGEMVSNKEWNNASIQDILPSWQWWTQRFDAMNNPVSETKSVSERPLKPSYDYSTAYDGGSSLKVSGKLEPAVKTELRLFKTKLPITNDVRLSLTYKIAYANAPNNMELGLIFEDAPDQFVWLDMENSVDNNWNTQTFALEAYANRTIATIGLRFSSATESEYEVYIGELALTNELEKIPPVPTGFTIDKEYFESDTAELFLSWDFNKDDVWYYDMYQIKSNREKEMLGRIYDEVYYIKSLHRLNNETTSTLELVAVGFDGATSTPTKTNLTWPI from the coding sequence ATGACTAAACAGGATAAAGCACATCAACCGTTTATGCATGGATATAATGCAAATGATATGAAGAACTGGAGTCCGGAAACTGATAAGTATGCGAAATACTTCCGGTCCAGAGTTCCATTAGCAGAGCGAATTCCACCGTTTTCAGCAACTCAAGCAAACCCGAATTTAAACGCTGGGCCACAGGTGATGAATCTATCTGCCGATTATGATAAGAAGGACACCGTTTTCAAATATAACGATACTTTTTGTTGCAACCTACTTAAGTTTTGGCAGTACACCGATCTATATGGATCTTGGCATGGTTTACCCCTTGAAGGATCTCGAACAGACGAGCCTATATATGGCGTCATTAATTTGCCAAACCCTGCCTACACCGATGCGGCCCATCGAAATGGAGTGCTAAGTCTAGGGTGTTGGTTCTGGCCAAGAGAAGAAGAAACTTTCGCTGATTTGCTGGTGCAGAAATTAGATGGCTCATTCCCTGTAGCCGACAAAATGATTGAGATGGCATTATATTTTGGATTTGATGGTTACTTTATTAACCAGGAAGCTACTATTTCAGCAGAAGATTCTCAAAAGCTATTAGAAATGATGAAATACTTCAGTAAAAAGGCACCCGCATATTTTCATTTACAATGGTATGATACTTTAATTCTTAACGGGGAATTACGATATCAAAATCAATTTAATGACAAAAATGCTCCTTGGCTCATAGATGATAACAAGGAACCGATTATTGACAGCATGTTTATTAATTATGCTTTTAACGAGGACAGAATGGTTCATTCGCATCAATTTGCTAAAGAAATCGGTTTGGATCCGTACAAATCACTATTCCCAGGTACTGAGAACGATAAATATGGGTATAATCCACCCTATGACACTCGGTTGATCTTCCCAGAAAACAAGTCTCCGCGAGCTGGATGGGGCTTATTTGGAACTGATTTCGTATGGAACAGGTACGAGAACAAATTTGACCCTGATGATCAAGAGGAAGTATATAAAAGGGAAAGACGTTACTGGTCTGGTCCTATAGAAGATCCGACTGACCGAGTTGGACGCACATTGTACAAACCATATAAAGATCCTTTCCATGAAGTTGATCGTGAAAATTATAAAAAATGGGATGGTGTCGCACACTATATCCCTGAAAGATCAGTCATCGGCTCATACCCATTTGTCACCCGCTTTAATACAGGACATGGTAAAGCTTTCTTCTTAAATGGAGAAATGGTAAGTAATAAAGAATGGAATAATGCGAGCATTCAAGATATTTTACCAAGTTGGCAATGGTGGACACAACGGTTCGATGCAATGAACAATCCCGTAAGTGAGACAAAATCAGTTTCTGAACGTCCTCTCAAGCCAAGTTATGATTACAGCACCGCATATGATGGTGGATCATCACTTAAAGTTTCGGGAAAGCTTGAACCGGCAGTAAAGACTGAGTTGAGATTGTTTAAAACAAAGCTTCCAATTACCAATGACGTAAGATTGTCACTCACTTATAAAATAGCTTATGCAAATGCTCCGAACAATATGGAATTAGGTCTCATTTTCGAAGATGCCCCAGATCAATTTGTTTGGTTAGATATGGAGAATAGTGTGGACAACAACTGGAACACGCAAACCTTCGCCCTCGAAGCATACGCAAACAGAACAATTGCGACAATTGGATTAAGATTTTCGTCTGCTACTGAATCAGAGTATGAAGTCTATATCGGGGAACTAGCATTAACGAATGAATTGGAAAAAATACCGCCTGTACCGACAGGATTTACAATTGATAAGGAATATTTTGAATCAGATACAGCTGAGTTATTTCTTTCATGGGATTTTAACAAAGATGACGTTTGGTATTATGATATGTATCAAATCAAATCTAACAGAGAAAAAGAAATGCTTGGACGAATATACGATGAGGTATATTATATAAAATCACTCCACCGTCTGAATAACGAGACTACCTCTACACTTGAACTCGTAGCGGTTGGTTTTGATGGTGCCACCAGCACTCCAACCAAGACAAATCTAACTTGGCCAATCTAA
- a CDS encoding carbohydrate ABC transporter permease: MNVINKNKADRIFDTFNYTFMTILILIVLYPLYLIVISSVSNPYAVNSGTVWLIPEGFTMEGYKKLFEFGKVWLGYRNSLFYAALGTVLNLSLTLTAGYALSRHDLVGRNFFMFVIAFTMFFGGGIIPTYLLVKELGMVNTIWSQVIPNAVSAFNIIIARTFFQTTIPKGLLEAAQVDGCSTTKFFFKIVLPLSVPIIAVIALFSAVAHWNSYFQALIYLRNESLYPLQIILREILIVNESQGDTMVISPDSELQDVSEIMKYGAIIITSLPVLILYPFVQKYFVKGVMIGSIKE, encoded by the coding sequence TTGAATGTAATTAATAAAAACAAAGCGGATCGAATATTTGATACTTTTAATTATACCTTTATGACGATCTTGATCTTGATAGTTCTCTACCCACTTTATTTAATCGTTATTTCATCTGTCAGTAATCCTTATGCAGTAAATAGCGGCACGGTTTGGCTTATTCCCGAAGGCTTTACAATGGAAGGATATAAAAAATTATTTGAATTTGGAAAGGTTTGGCTAGGGTATCGGAATTCTTTATTCTATGCTGCGCTTGGTACAGTCCTTAATCTAAGTTTAACCCTTACAGCGGGTTATGCACTTTCTAGACATGATCTGGTCGGACGAAATTTCTTTATGTTTGTTATTGCATTTACAATGTTTTTTGGCGGTGGAATTATACCAACATATTTACTGGTTAAGGAATTGGGAATGGTTAATACAATTTGGTCACAAGTAATTCCAAATGCGGTTTCCGCGTTTAACATTATTATTGCCAGAACATTTTTTCAAACGACTATTCCGAAAGGCCTGCTAGAAGCAGCCCAGGTGGATGGATGTTCAACTACGAAGTTTTTCTTTAAAATCGTTCTTCCTTTATCGGTGCCTATTATCGCAGTCATTGCATTATTTAGTGCTGTCGCTCATTGGAATTCCTATTTCCAGGCGCTTATTTATTTGAGGAATGAAAGTTTATATCCATTACAAATTATTTTGAGGGAAATATTGATAGTGAATGAATCGCAAGGAGATACAATGGTTATTTCTCCTGATTCTGAACTACAGGATGTCTCAGAGATTATGAAATACGGTGCGATTATTATTACTAGTTTACCAGTATTAATCTTATATCCTTTCGTACAAAAATACTTTGTGAAAGGAGTTATGATTGGTTCGATCAAAGAGTAA
- a CDS encoding ABC transporter ATP-binding protein — translation MEKDKKNQNKELAQRYWEFVKPYKFVILLIIVLGIMSFVVPLAIPWMTKILIDDVLPGKEGFWSLRKVVAVMGGVFVFGVIINFIRDYITARLGNKMALDLKQQLYEHLQKLSPQYYDNRQIGTIVSRVQNDVNGAQNLVRSGVINLIIDMFMIIFASIMLFSLNWKLALLSLWILPLYYLTFANLNVRIRFAWRSVHRQMARISGVLFERISGMKIVQSFNREPEEMSRFQKQIKHHYDYAMSAHILSNTLGSITQTFNHTGNLISWFVGGMFVINGNFTIGALIAFQQYLMQLYGPIQQFANVNVTIQNSMANIERIFEVFDIEPEIKSKKDAISPKQSKGEIEFESVSFTYVIEREELPISRDKDGDPDVIEKFKPEKRFYWIPPRTKPPLPPVKVEETAALHDISFHAKAGDIIALVGPSGSGKSTMINLIPRFYDPDEGRVLLDNVDLKEYDVATLRKQIALVLQDNILFSGTVFDNIAYAQPDATHEQVIAAAKAAYAHDFVTGWPKGYETLLGERGVRLSGGQKQRISIARALLKDPRILILDEATSALDADSEDYVTAALDELMKNRTTFIIAHRLATVVRADQILVMDNGRIVEHGSHDELLTQNGLYRNLYEKQFKAMRPEELLKLQSFS, via the coding sequence ATGGAAAAGGACAAAAAAAATCAAAATAAGGAATTGGCGCAACGATATTGGGAATTTGTAAAGCCGTATAAATTTGTCATTTTACTTATTATTGTATTGGGAATCATGAGTTTTGTTGTTCCACTAGCAATCCCATGGATGACCAAGATCTTGATTGACGATGTCTTACCAGGAAAAGAGGGATTTTGGAGCTTACGTAAAGTGGTTGCTGTTATGGGGGGCGTATTTGTTTTTGGTGTGATCATCAATTTTATTCGCGATTATATTACTGCTCGTTTAGGTAATAAAATGGCACTTGATCTTAAACAGCAATTGTATGAACATTTGCAAAAATTGTCACCGCAGTATTATGATAATCGCCAAATTGGAACAATTGTCTCTCGAGTTCAAAATGATGTAAATGGGGCACAAAACTTGGTAAGAAGTGGTGTGATCAATCTCATTATTGACATGTTCATGATCATTTTTGCTAGTATTATGTTGTTTAGCTTGAATTGGAAACTTGCTCTATTATCACTTTGGATTTTACCGTTATATTATTTGACATTTGCTAACTTAAACGTGCGTATTCGGTTTGCCTGGCGTTCTGTCCACAGACAGATGGCTCGGATATCAGGCGTACTGTTCGAGCGAATTTCTGGTATGAAAATTGTCCAATCATTCAATCGTGAACCAGAAGAAATGTCACGTTTTCAAAAACAAATAAAGCATCATTATGACTATGCGATGTCCGCTCATATTTTATCAAATACATTGGGGAGCATTACACAGACATTTAATCACACTGGTAATCTAATAAGCTGGTTTGTCGGAGGAATGTTCGTTATCAATGGTAACTTCACGATCGGTGCCCTTATTGCATTTCAGCAATATTTGATGCAACTTTATGGCCCAATTCAACAATTTGCTAATGTGAATGTCACGATTCAAAACTCAATGGCTAATATTGAGCGAATCTTCGAAGTATTCGATATTGAACCGGAGATTAAAAGCAAAAAGGATGCCATTTCTCCTAAACAATCTAAAGGGGAAATTGAGTTCGAATCTGTGTCATTTACTTATGTGATCGAACGGGAGGAGCTCCCGATAAGCCGAGACAAAGATGGAGATCCAGATGTAATTGAAAAATTCAAGCCTGAGAAAAGATTTTATTGGATTCCACCGCGGACAAAACCACCACTTCCACCTGTTAAAGTTGAGGAAACGGCGGCATTGCATGATATCTCCTTTCACGCTAAGGCAGGAGATATAATTGCACTTGTAGGTCCAAGTGGTTCGGGAAAATCAACAATGATTAATTTGATTCCACGCTTTTATGATCCAGATGAAGGTCGTGTTCTCTTAGATAACGTCGATCTCAAAGAGTATGATGTAGCAACATTACGAAAGCAAATTGCACTCGTTTTGCAAGATAATATTCTGTTCTCAGGTACAGTATTTGATAATATCGCATACGCACAGCCGGATGCAACACATGAACAAGTAATAGCTGCTGCCAAAGCAGCCTATGCCCACGACTTTGTTACGGGGTGGCCGAAAGGATATGAGACCCTGCTTGGCGAGCGCGGCGTACGACTCTCAGGTGGACAAAAACAGCGTATTTCTATTGCTAGGGCATTATTAAAAGACCCGCGAATTCTCATCCTGGACGAGGCGACGTCTGCTTTGGATGCAGACTCAGAAGATTATGTAACTGCCGCTTTGGATGAGCTTATGAAAAACCGTACAACATTTATTATCGCCCATCGGTTAGCAACAGTTGTCCGCGCTGATCAAATATTGGTAATGGACAATGGGCGAATTGTTGAACACGGTTCACATGACGAACTATTAACACAAAACGGGTTATACCGAAATCTCTACGAAAAACAATTTAAAGCAATGCGACCAGAAGAATTGTTAAAACTGCAGTCCTTTTCTTAA
- a CDS encoding helix-turn-helix domain-containing protein, with translation MLKRIPLFYKYLLSYSILLIIPLIVTSLFSYKHYVSILKEEIMLGHEQMLEQMRDTFDTKIREMNTISYEISSNPELTPYYLEQNMYHAYAAKRLLNFTVANNFFQNVFLYIKEGDYIYSAESTYSIPLFTDKIYQYRNWSPSQFRNDLNRLETPVFRPAEEVDSSLLKSNRAITYIVPLPPSGVEPYGAAIFIIDEDTVKGLQRGGIEERVGNTLILNEKGEVITSLYDTDYLQDQSFLQSIKALSPGSKSIKIKKEQYILSTAKSKYTGWTYLTMMPQEHLLKKVGQVQYRAMIVLIANLFMGSIVIYFLMRINYSPLQKIFSYTTLQLGKSVQNSNDVLNMLSNMSKKSKDIENKWKDNQYAIRKYLLIELLHGQITDMKEFYDRGEEVGLNFRKKRMFVLRCEIKDEDIDNKAIISERINNEIYTRYEGYEVKWANQNVITYICTLGKEDQQLKEFILFLHKILKEQCQGSITIGVGCIYEDMNKIGKSYMEASTALDYKLIKGQNQVIFFDEINSENQLDYWYPKQEIETLQLLVNERDTAKIIEMIKNIHRDVEKNKPPLHMVRCICYDIINCIIKNSYNKENSYLEDITYLDIEKLSNFETLQDFEQLANEICMRLQEVVQEQNVESDLRERAIAFIRENYRDNQFSVQKMADSLSVAQTYLKRYFKQQTGQTITDYLSFYRIEHAKQLLKNSNISLKELVKEIGYHDVSSFIRKFKNEMKITPGEYRKINIDRKKVN, from the coding sequence ATGTTAAAGAGAATTCCATTATTTTATAAGTATCTGCTTTCCTATTCTATACTGTTAATCATTCCGCTCATTGTTACATCTTTGTTTTCGTATAAACATTATGTATCTATTTTAAAAGAAGAAATTATGCTTGGTCATGAACAAATGCTAGAACAAATGAGAGATACATTTGATACAAAAATTAGGGAAATGAACACAATTTCTTATGAAATATCTTCTAACCCGGAATTGACTCCCTATTATTTGGAACAAAATATGTATCATGCTTATGCTGCAAAGAGACTATTGAATTTTACTGTTGCAAATAACTTTTTTCAAAATGTTTTTCTATATATTAAAGAGGGAGATTATATTTATTCTGCCGAAAGTACTTATTCAATCCCGTTATTTACGGATAAAATTTATCAATATAGAAATTGGAGTCCTTCACAATTCCGTAATGATCTTAACCGTTTAGAGACTCCTGTATTTCGTCCTGCCGAAGAGGTTGATTCATCCTTATTAAAGAGTAACCGTGCAATAACATATATAGTGCCACTTCCGCCAAGTGGAGTTGAACCATATGGAGCAGCAATCTTTATTATTGATGAAGATACGGTGAAAGGATTACAAAGGGGAGGCATTGAAGAAAGAGTAGGAAATACATTAATTTTAAATGAAAAAGGAGAAGTAATTACTTCGTTATATGATACTGATTATCTTCAGGATCAGTCATTTTTACAGTCTATTAAAGCATTATCACCAGGTTCTAAGTCGATTAAAATAAAAAAGGAACAATACATCCTTTCAACCGCTAAATCTAAATATACTGGTTGGACTTATTTAACTATGATGCCACAGGAACATTTATTGAAAAAAGTTGGCCAAGTACAATATCGTGCAATGATTGTTCTAATTGCCAATTTATTTATGGGAAGTATCGTTATATATTTTTTAATGAGAATCAATTACAGTCCATTACAAAAAATATTTTCATATACAACGCTTCAACTAGGTAAATCTGTTCAAAATTCCAATGATGTATTGAATATGCTTTCTAATATGAGTAAAAAAAGTAAAGACATAGAAAATAAATGGAAAGATAATCAGTATGCTATTAGAAAGTATTTGTTAATTGAATTATTGCACGGACAAATAACGGACATGAAAGAATTTTATGATCGAGGGGAAGAAGTTGGATTAAACTTTAGAAAAAAGCGAATGTTTGTCCTTCGTTGTGAGATTAAAGATGAAGATATTGACAATAAAGCAATAATATCGGAAAGAATTAATAACGAAATCTACACAAGATATGAAGGTTATGAAGTGAAATGGGCTAATCAAAATGTGATTACCTATATATGTACCCTTGGAAAAGAAGATCAACAACTGAAAGAATTTATTCTCTTTCTTCATAAAATCCTTAAGGAACAATGTCAGGGAAGTATCACGATTGGTGTTGGTTGCATCTATGAAGATATGAATAAGATCGGAAAATCTTATATGGAAGCGTCAACGGCACTTGACTATAAACTAATTAAAGGTCAGAATCAGGTGATATTCTTTGATGAAATTAATTCTGAAAATCAGCTAGATTATTGGTATCCTAAACAAGAAATTGAAACGCTTCAATTATTAGTGAATGAAAGGGATACCGCTAAAATTATTGAGATGATAAAGAATATTCATCGGGATGTAGAAAAGAACAAACCACCATTGCATATGGTACGTTGTATCTGCTATGACATCATTAATTGTATTATTAAAAATTCCTATAACAAAGAAAATAGCTATCTTGAAGATATAACGTATCTTGATATTGAAAAGCTATCCAATTTTGAAACATTGCAGGATTTTGAACAATTAGCTAATGAAATTTGTATGCGGTTACAAGAGGTGGTTCAAGAACAAAATGTAGAATCTGATTTACGGGAACGGGCCATCGCATTCATACGTGAAAATTATCGGGATAATCAATTTTCAGTTCAGAAAATGGCAGATTCTTTATCTGTAGCACAAACATATTTAAAACGATACTTTAAACAACAGACAGGTCAGACTATCACTGATTATTTGAGCTTTTACCGGATAGAACATGCTAAGCAATTGCTGAAGAATAGTAATATCTCTCTGAAAGAATTAGTTAAGGAAATCGGCTATCATGATGTCTCCAGTTTTATCCGTAAATTTAAAAATGAAATGAAGATTACACCGGGAGAATACCGAAAGATTAATATAGACCGAAAAAAGGTTAATTAG